The Drosophila mauritiana strain mau12 chromosome 2R, ASM438214v1, whole genome shotgun sequence genome has a segment encoding these proteins:
- the LOC117138649 gene encoding phosphatidate phosphatase LPIN2 isoform X3: MNSLARVFSNFRDFYNDINAATLTGAIDVIVVEQRDGEFQCSPFHVRFGKLGVLRSREKVVDIEINGAPVDIQMKLGDSGEAFFVEECLEDEDEELPANLATSPIPNSFLASRDKANDTMEDISGVVTDKNASEELLLPLPLPRRNSIDFSKEEPKEAVVEGSKFENQVSDYTQRRHTDNTLERRNLSEKLKEFTTQKIRQEWAEHEELFQGEKKPADSELENQSKASNEAETEKEVPALIEDKEKEKEQIKPDVNLTPVTTSEATKEVSKSKTKKRRKKSQMKKNAQRKNSSSSSLGSAGGGDLPSAETPSLGVSNIDEGDAPISSATNNNNTSSSNDEQPSAPLVTARSGDDSPLSEIPHTPTSNPRLDLDIHFFSDTEITTPVGGGGAGSGRAAGGRPSTPIQSDSELETTMRDKRHVVTEESTASWKWGELPTPEQAKNEAMSAAQVQQSEHQSMLSNMFSFMKRANRLRKEKGVGEVGDIYLSDLDAGSMDPEMAALYFPSPLSKAASPPEEDGESGNGTSLPHSPSSLEEGQKSIDSDFDETKQQRDNNRYLDFVAMSMCGMSEQGAPPSDEEFDRHLVNYPDDAIEQLMSQTVDGKCLPGDDKQEAVAQADNGGQTKRYWWSWRRSQDAAPNHLNNTHGMPLGKDEKDGDQAAVATQTSRPTSPDISDPTLSKSDSLVNAENTSALVDNLEELTMASNKSDEPKERYKKSLRLSSAAIKKLNLKEGMNEIEFSVTTAYQGTTRCKCYLFRWKHNDKVVISDIDGTITKSDVLGHILPMVGKDWAQLGVAQLFSKIEQNGYKLLYLSARAIGQSRVTREYLRSIRQGNVMLPDGPLLLNPTSLISAFHREVIEKKPEQFKIACLSDIRDLFPDKEPFYAGYGNRINDVWAYRAVGIPIMRIFTINTKGELKHELTQTFQSSGYINQSLEVDEYFPLLTNHEEFDYRTDVFDDEESEEELQFSDDYDVDVEHGPSEESSGDEDDDDALYNDDFANDDDGIQADVASGDERSADVGLIMRVRRVSTKNEVILASPPKWSNS; the protein is encoded by the exons ATGAACAGCTTGGCGCGGGTCTTCAGCAACTTCCGCGACTTCTACAACGACATCAATGCCGCCACCCTCACGGGAGCCATCGATGTGATCGTGGTGGAGCAGCGCGATGGCGAGTTCCAGTGCTCGCCCTTCCACGTCCGGTTCGGCAAACTGGGAGTGCTCAGGAGTCGGGAGAAGGTG GTGGACATTGAGATCAATGGCGCACCGGTCGACATACAGATGAAGCTGGGCGATTCTGGCGAGGCCTTCTTTGTGGAGGAGTGCCTggaggatgaggacgaggagctGCCAGCCAACCTGGCCACCTCGCCCATACCCAATAGCTTCTTGGCGTCCCGGGACAAGGCCAACGACACCATGGAGGACATCAGTGGAGTGGTGACAGATAA AAACGCTAGCGAGGAGCTGCTTCTGCCACTGCCATTGCCGCGGCGCAACTCCATTGACTTCTCCAAGGAGGAGCCCAAGGAAGCCGTTGTTGAGGGCAGCAAGTTCGAGAATCAAGTCTCGGACTACACGCAGCGCAG ACACACCGACAACACACTGGAGCGTCGCAACCTAAGCGAAAAGCTCAAGGAGTTCACCACGCAGAAGATCCGGCAGGAGTGGGCCGAGCACGAGGAACTGTTTCAGGGCGAGAAGAAGCCGGCAGACTCGGAGCTGGAGAACCAAAGCAAAGCCTCAAACGAAGCTGAGACGGAGAAGGAAGTTCCGGCGCTCATTGAAGacaaggaaaaggaaaaggagcAGATCAAACCAGACGTTAACCTCACCCCGGTCACAACCAGCGAAGCCACCAAGGAGGTGTCCAAGAGCAAAACCAAGAAGCGGCGCAAGAAGTCGCAAATGAAGAAGAATGCCCAGCGCAAGAACTCCTCAAGCAGCTCTTTGGGCAGCGCCGGAGGCGGTGATTTGCCTTCGGCGGAGACGCCATCACTGGGAGTGAGCAACATCGACGAAGGAGATGCACCCATATCCAGTgcaacaaacaacaataacaccTCGTCGTCGAACGATGAGCAACCATCCGCTCCCCTGGTGACAGCTCGCTCTGGGGACGATAGCCCGCTCAGCGAGATCCCCCACACCCCCACTAGCAATCCACGTCTGGATTTGGACATTCACTTCTTCAGCGACACGGAGATCACCACTCCCGTGGGCGGCGGTGGTGCTGGGTCAGGTCGCGCCGCCGGCGGACGACCTTCGACTCCCATCCAAAGTGACAGTGAACTGGAAACCACCATGCGAGACAAGCGGCACGTGGTGACTGAAGAGAGCACCGCATCGTGGAAGTGGGGCGAGTTGCCCACACCGGAGCAGGCCAAGAATGAGGCCATGAGCGCCGCCCAGGTGCAGCAGAGCGAGCACCAATCGATGCTCAGCAACATGTTCAGCTTCATGAAGAGGGCTAATCGGCTACGCAAGGAGAAGGGCGTCGGCGAAGTGGGAGACATCTACCTGTCTGATCTGGATGCCGGCAGCATGGACCCCGAGATGGCGGCCCTCTACTTCCCTAGTCCCCTGTCCAAGGCGGCATCGCCTCCGGAGGAGGATGGCGAGAGCGGCAATGGTACCAGTCTGCCTCACTCGCCCAGCTCGCTGGAGGAGGGTCAGAAGAGTATTGACTCGGACTTTGACGAGACCAAGCAGCAGAGGGACAACAA CAGGTACTTGGACTTTGTGGCCATGTCCATGTGCGGAATGTCGGAGCAGGGAGCACCACCCTCGGACGAGGAGTTCGACCGCCACCTGGTCAACTATCCAGAC GATGCCATTGAGCAGCTGATGTCTCAGACGGTCGACGGCAAGTGCCTGCCTGGCGACGACAAGCAGGAGGCAGTTGCCCAGGCTGACAATGGTGGTCAGACGAAGCGCTACTGGTGGAGCTGGCGGCGCTCGCAGGACGCTGCGCCCAACCACTTGAACAACACTCATGGTATGCCTTTGGGCAAGGATGAAAAAG ATGGTGATCAAGCAGCTGTGGCAACGCAAACCTCGCGGCCTACCTCGCCCGACATCAGCGATCCCACGCTGAGCAAGAGCGACTCCCTGGTGAACGCGGAGAACACTTCGGCGTTGGTGGACAACCTGGAGGAGCTAACCATGGCCTCCAACAAGAGCGATGAGCCCAAGGAGCGCTACAAAAAGTCGCTGCGACTCAGCTCGGCGGCTATC AAAAAACTAAACCTCAAGGAGGGCATGAATGAAATCGAGTTCAGCGTGACGACTGCTTATCAAGGCACGACGCGCTGCAAGTGCTACTTGTTCCGCTGGAAGCACAACGACAAGGTGGTAATCTCCGACATTGACGGCACCATCACCAAGTCGGACGTGCTGGGCCACATCCTGCCCATGGTGGGCAAGGATTGGGCGCAACTCGGTGTGGCACAGCTATTCTCGAAGATCGAGCAGAACGGCTACAAGCTGCTCTATCTGTCGGCCCGCGCCATCGGCCAGAGCAGGGTGACACGCGAGTACCTCCGGTCGATCCGGCAGGGCAACGTGATGCTGCCGGACGGACCGCTGCTGCTGAATCCCACGTCCCTGATATCAGCCTTCCACCGCGAGGTGATTGAGAAGAAGCCGGAGCAGTTTAAGATCGCCTGTCTGTCGGACATCCGCGATCTGTTCCCCGACAAGGAGCCCTTCTACGCCGGCTACGGCAACCGCATCAAT GACGTGTGGGCATACCGAGCCGTGGGCATTCCCATCATGCGCATCTTCACGATCAACACCAAGGGCGAGTTGAAGCACGAGCTGACCCAAACATTCCAATCCTC TGGCTACATCAATCAGTCGCTAGAAGTCGACGAATACTTTCCCCTGCTAACCAACCATGAAGAGTTCGATTACCGGACGGACGTCTTCGACGACGAGGAGTCCGAGGAGGAGCTTCAGTTCAGCGACGACTACGACGTGGACGTCGAACACGGTCCGAGTGAGGAAAGCAGCGGGGATGAGGACGATGACGATGCCCTCTATAACGATGATTTTGCCAACGATGACGACGGCATCCAGGCAGACGTGGCCTCCGGCGACGAAAGGTCCGCCGATGTGGGCCTCATAATGCGAGTCCGCCGCGTCTCCACCAAAAACGAGGTCATTTTGGCCTCGCCTCCCAAGTGGAGTAATTCCTAG